One genomic window of Mucilaginibacter sp. SJ includes the following:
- a CDS encoding manganese catalase family protein, which translates to MFHHVKELQFNARVSRPDPQFANLLLEQFGGENGELAAAMQYFTQAFGAKVPYPDKYDMLMDIATEEFSHLEIVGATIQMLLKGVNGELKNAADSSEIMQVLNGKAAKEDIIHQAVFANPQFGVITGGGVTPRNSQGIPWCASYIHSNGDLTVDLRSNLASESRAKLVYEHLMKFTNDPYIHETLSFLMTREVAHYKMFEAALNDIQPNFPPGVLAADPRFTQQYFNMSNGADVHGPWNEGEMPDLEKEFIYIADPVKHVRETQGLTQLEDDKARELKQAEKLNKQMSQEKSTEVKDSEPEGVAQWSSYPDNNNRV; encoded by the coding sequence ATGTTTCACCATGTAAAAGAACTACAATTTAACGCGCGCGTATCGCGCCCCGACCCACAGTTTGCCAATTTATTACTGGAACAGTTTGGCGGAGAGAATGGCGAACTGGCCGCAGCCATGCAATACTTCACCCAAGCCTTTGGTGCCAAGGTGCCATACCCTGACAAATATGATATGCTGATGGATATCGCCACGGAGGAATTCAGTCACCTTGAAATTGTGGGCGCCACTATTCAAATGCTCCTCAAAGGCGTTAATGGCGAACTTAAGAATGCTGCCGACAGTTCCGAGATCATGCAGGTTTTGAATGGTAAAGCTGCCAAAGAAGATATAATTCACCAGGCAGTATTCGCCAATCCACAGTTTGGCGTTATTACAGGCGGCGGTGTTACGCCCCGCAACAGCCAGGGCATACCATGGTGTGCAAGTTATATTCATTCAAATGGCGACCTGACCGTCGATCTTCGCAGTAACCTTGCCTCAGAGTCACGCGCCAAGCTGGTTTATGAACACCTGATGAAGTTTACCAATGATCCTTACATTCACGAAACATTGTCCTTCCTGATGACCCGTGAAGTGGCGCATTACAAGATGTTCGAAGCGGCTTTAAACGATATCCAGCCGAACTTTCCACCAGGGGTATTGGCAGCCGATCCACGCTTTACACAGCAGTATTTCAATATGTCTAATGGTGCCGACGTTCACGGACCGTGGAACGAGGGCGAAATGCCCGATTTGGAAAAAGAATTCATTTACATAGCTGACCCGGTAAAGCACGTCAGGGAAACACAGGGCCTCACCCAACTGGAAGATGATAAGGCGAGGGAACTTAAACAGGCCGAAAAGCTGAATAAGCAAATGAGCCAGGAAAAAAGCACCGAAGTGAAGGACTCTGAACCCGAAGGCGTGGCGCAATGGAGTAGTTATCCTGATAATAATAACAGGGTCTGA